A window of the Planctomycetota bacterium genome harbors these coding sequences:
- a CDS encoding sigma-70 family RNA polymerase sigma factor, with the protein MDAAGFGDIFDRHAGPLRLWARQWLDPVAAEDAVQEAFVRLLGQRNPPTDAAAWLFTVTRRIALDQLRRQRVRRDALPKLVAGDFAVPDPLEVADTVAALEALSDRQREVVIARHWGGLGFAAIAEVCGTSLATAHADHVAAMTALRERLDP; encoded by the coding sequence ATGGATGCGGCCGGCTTTGGTGACATTTTCGACAGGCATGCCGGGCCGTTGCGGCTCTGGGCCCGACAGTGGCTTGATCCGGTCGCGGCGGAAGATGCGGTGCAGGAGGCGTTCGTTCGTTTGCTCGGGCAGCGCAACCCGCCGACCGACGCTGCCGCGTGGCTGTTCACCGTGACCCGCCGGATCGCGCTGGACCAGCTACGACGCCAGCGGGTGAGACGGGATGCGTTGCCGAAGCTGGTGGCCGGGGACTTTGCCGTTCCCGATCCGCTGGAGGTCGCCGACACCGTCGCGGCGCTGGAGGCGCTGTCGGACCGACAACGCGAGGTCGTGATTGCCCGCCACTGGGGCGGGCTCGGCTTCGCGGCGATCGCCGAGGTGTGCGGCACCTCGCTCGCCACCGCCCACGCCGACCACGTTGCGGCCATGACCGCCCTCCGCGAAAGGCTCGACCCATGA